The Herbiconiux sp. A18JL235 region GCACGACCGGGGCGTCGGCGGCGAGGGGAACACGGTCGGGGAAGACGTTCTCGAGCGAGCGGCCCGTCATGAGCCGGATGAGCTCGCTCGTGGGCGTCTCGGCCACCGGCAGGTTCGTCGCGACGGTCGCCCCGTCTTTGATGACGGTGATGCGGTCGCCGATGCGGCGGATCTCCTCGAGGCGGTGGGAGATGTAGATGACGGCGATGCCCGCCGAGGTGAGCTCGCCGACCACCCGGAAGAGGTTCTCCACCTCTTCGGAGTCGAGCACGGCGGAGGGTTCGTCCATGATGATGAGCTTCGCGTCGTGCGAGAGGGCGCGGGCCATGCTCACGATCTGCTTGTTGGCCGCCGAGAGGGTGCCGACCTCGCGCCCGGGAGCGATGCCGGGATGGCCGAGCCGCTGCATGAGCGCCGCCGCATCCTTCGCCGTGGTGCGACGACGGGTGACGCCGGCTGTCGCGTGCTCGTGGCCGAGGAAGATGTTCTCGGCCACGGAGAGCCCGTCGACGACGTCGAGCTCCTGGTACATGGTCGCTATTCCGGTGCGGATGGCGGTGACGGGGTCGGCGAGCGCGATGGGCTGACCGTTCCAGAAGATCTCTCCGCCGTCGGGCTGGTGGATGCCTGCGAGGGTCTTGATGAGCGTGGACTTGCCTGCGCCGTTCTGGCCGAGCACGCAATGCACTTCTCCGGGCCGCACCTCGAGGTCGACGCCGCGCAGGGCGCGCACGCCCGCGAACGACTTCTCGAGACCCCTCACCTCGAGTAATGACAATTCATGGTCGACTTTGATCACGGCATCAACATAACAGACGGCCTTCGATTCCACTTACGTCGATTGACAAAAATAAGTTGATCCACATCGAACTACTTCTGCTACTGTTTCGATTGTCAGCGCGGACGAGCGGATGCACCCCTGGGTCTCTGCAGCGGTCTCAGCTGACTCCCGCAGCAGCAGCACCGACCAGGAGGAACACCATGCGAAGCTCGCACACGAAGCGATTCATCCTCGCCGCCGGGGGCGCGGCGGCAACACTCGCTCTCATGACCGCCTGCACGCCGGGTTCGAGCTCGCCCGAACCCGCGGCTCCCGCAGCGACCTCGGGCGGCAGCGAGTCGAGTTCAGGCGGCTCGGGTGCTTCCGACGGCACCATCACCATCGGTTTCTCCGGCCCCGCCGCCGACCACGGCTGGCTCGGCGCCATCAATACCGCGGCGATCGCCGAGGCCGAGAAGTACCCCGAGGTCGACCTCATCGTCGCCGAGGGCACGAACGACGCCAACCTGCAGATCAGCCAGGTCGAGACCTTCATCAACGACGGCGTCGACGCCATCGTGCTGCTCCCCACCGACGGCGCCGCACTCACCGATGTGGCGACGCGCGCCATGGAGGCGGGCATCCCCGTCATCAATGTCGACCGCGAGTTCTCGAGCACCTTCGCCGCCCGCACCACCGTGCTGGGAGACAACTACGGCATGGGTGTGAGCGCCGGCACCTACATCTGCGAGCAGCTGGGTGACACGAAGGATGCGGTGATCGCCGAGATCGCCGGCATCGACAGCCTCCCGCTCACGCAAGACCGCAGCCAGGGCTTCGCCGACGCCCTCGACGACTGCGGCCTCGAGGTGACCAACCGCGTCGCCGCCGACTTCACCGTGCAGGGCGGCGAGGCCGCCGCGTCGCAGCTGCTCTCCGCCGCCCCGAAGATCGACGCCATCTGGAACCACGACGACGACCAGGGTGTCGGCGTGCTG contains the following coding sequences:
- a CDS encoding substrate-binding domain-containing protein; this encodes MRSSHTKRFILAAGGAAATLALMTACTPGSSSPEPAAPAATSGGSESSSGGSGASDGTITIGFSGPAADHGWLGAINTAAIAEAEKYPEVDLIVAEGTNDANLQISQVETFINDGVDAIVLLPTDGAALTDVATRAMEAGIPVINVDREFSSTFAARTTVLGDNYGMGVSAGTYICEQLGDTKDAVIAEIAGIDSLPLTQDRSQGFADALDDCGLEVTNRVAADFTVQGGEAAASQLLSAAPKIDAIWNHDDDQGVGVLAAIDAAGRDEFFMVGGAGSANVMRSIQADDTVLKATVIYPSTQAADGIALARLLVKGEGLGDLVESSVPRVVQLDAPVVTKENVDIYLPTAFES
- a CDS encoding sugar ABC transporter ATP-binding protein, with product MIKVDHELSLLEVRGLEKSFAGVRALRGVDLEVRPGEVHCVLGQNGAGKSTLIKTLAGIHQPDGGEIFWNGQPIALADPVTAIRTGIATMYQELDVVDGLSVAENIFLGHEHATAGVTRRRTTAKDAAALMQRLGHPGIAPGREVGTLSAANKQIVSMARALSHDAKLIIMDEPSAVLDSEEVENLFRVVGELTSAGIAVIYISHRLEEIRRIGDRITVIKDGATVATNLPVAETPTSELIRLMTGRSLENVFPDRVPLAADAPVVLTVEGLGLDGVFDGVDFTVRAGEIVGLAGLVGSGRSEIVETLYGARKSSRGRVSVDGKALPAGSVRAGVHAGMGLSPEERKSQGLILDEPVYRNVTLASFGRWARGGVLRERAEREVARAQLEALELRPADPDRPARTLSGGNQQKILLARWLVHGTRVLLLDEPTRGVDVGARAEIYSLIRALAAQGTAIVVISSEIDEVIGLSDRVLVVADGRIIAESPADSIDEHRVLDLVMKGSAA